One Setaria italica strain Yugu1 chromosome I, Setaria_italica_v2.0, whole genome shotgun sequence DNA window includes the following coding sequences:
- the LOC101756380 gene encoding sugar transport protein MST7, whose translation MPGAVIVHHHTRYKTYPGEVTGIVVFSCLIASVAGCIFGYDIGLTSGLTSTEPFLIKFFPSIYEEMKHQVTVNQYCKFDSQLLTLFCSSLFLSAMIAAFFAGPMTRSFGRKWTLFAAASAYVFGACLGGVSVNFPMLLTGRILVGAGVGLSIHASPLYISEMAPAQQRGMLNILFQFMITVGILLANMTNYFTSKIPGGWGWRIAVAFGSVPAGVIALGALAIPDTPTSLIQRGDTATARKTLLQIRGVGDVREEFDDLSAASEDAKAVENPWRELLFGGKYKPQLTFSLLVPFFQQLTGINVIMFYAPVLFKTVGFKQNASLVSSVITGLVNVFSTFVAIMTADKVGRRALFLQGGTQMIISQILVGTFIGLQFGMSGTGAISEQYAMCIVLFVCVYVAGFAWSWGPMGWLIPSEIYPLAVRSPAMSVTVAVNMFFTAFIGQIFLTLLCHLRFGLFYFFGAWVLLMTLFIAMLLPETKNVPVEEMAHVWKKHWFWRKFVIDTTDARSAEMRKRIALEMS comes from the exons ATGCCGGGAGCGGTGATCGTGCACCACCACACGAGGTACAAGACGTACCCCGGCGAGGTCACCGGCATCGTCGTCTTCTCCTGCCTCATCGCCTCCGTTGCCGGCTGCATCTTCGGCTATGACATCGGTCTCACCT CCGGGTTGACGTCGACGGAGCCGTTCCTGATCAAGTTCTTCCCGTCCATCTACGAGGAGATGAAGCACCAGGTGACCGTGAACCAGTACTGCAAGTTCGACAGCCAGCTCCTGACGCTCTTCTGCTCGTCCCTCTTCCTCTCCGCGATGATCGCCGCCTTCTTCGCCGGGCCCATGACCCGATCCTTCGGCCGGAAGTGGACCCTGttcgccgccgcgtccgcgtaCGTCTTCGGCGCGTGCCTCGGCGGCGTGTCCGTCAACTTCCCGATGCTGCTCACCGGCCGGatcctcgtcggcgccggcgttgGGCTCTCCATCCACGCGTCCCCGCTCTACATCTCGGAGATGGCCCCCGCGCAGCAACGCGGGATGCTCAACATCCTCTTCCAGTTCATGATCACGGTGGGGATCCTGTTGGCGAACATGACCAACTACTTCACGTCCAAGATCCCCGGCGGGTGGGGGTGGCGCATCGCCGTGGCGTTCGGCTCCGTCCCGGCCGGCGTCATCGCGCTGGGCGCGCTGGCCATCCCGGACACGCCGACCTCGCTGATCCAGCGCGGCGACACGGCGACGGCGCGCAAGACGCTGCTCCAGATCAGGGGCGTCGGCGACGTCCGCGAGGAGTTCGACGACCTGTCGGCGGCGAGCGAGGACGCCAAGGCCGTGGAGAACCCGTGGCGGGAGCTCCTGTTCGGCGGCAAGTACAAGCCCCAGCTGACGTTCTCGCTGCTCGTCCCCTTCTTCCAGCAGCTCACCGGCATCAACGTGATCATGTTCTACGCGCCCGTGCTGTTCAAGACGGTGGGGTTCAAGCAGAACGCCTCCCTCGTATCCTCCGTCATCACTGGCCTCGTCAACGTCTTCTCCACCTTCGTCGCCATCATGACCGCCGACAAGgtcggccgccgcgccctcttCCTCCAGGGCGGCACGCAGATGATCATCTCCCAG ATCCTGGTGGGGACGTTCATCGGGCTGCAGTTCGGGATGAGCGGGACGGGGGCCATCTCGGAGCAGTACGCGATGTGCATCGTGCTGTTCGTGTGCGTGTACGTGGCGGGGTTCGCGTGGTCCTGGGGGCCGATGGGGTGGCTGATCCCGAGCGAGATCTACCCGCTGGCGGTGCGGTCGCCGGCGATGAGCGTGACGGTGGCCGTCAACATGTTCTTCACGGCCTTCATCGGGCAGATCTTCCTGACGCTGCTCTGCCACctccggttcgggctcttcTACTTCTTCGGCGCGTGGGTGCTGCTCATGACGCTCTTCATCGCCATGCTGCTCCCGGAGACCAAGAACGTGCCCGTCGAGGAGATGGCGCACGTCTGGAAGAAGCACTGGTTCTGGAGGAAGTTCGTCATCGACACCACCGACGCGCGGAGCGCcgagatgaggaagaggatagCGCTAGAGATGAGCTAG
- the LOC101755983 gene encoding F-box protein At5g03100, whose protein sequence is MAGGGGKRRRVGGGGHEDEEEEEMVVEEDRISDLPDALRMQILSLLPLKSAIRTGALSSRWRCLWEQRWPEPSSVRIRLPPGAAGAAARVEQFGLIDRRGRRRMDCFSLAFHGGQLTQPDLRRCLDYAAVCEVEDLHLRVDGGAGRGSRGGGGTRGRGMLTVHFPVGSRLLARLSVRGLNLTAAANAMVATLEVIHLHSVFLTDAALRRVVAACPRLRELDLRYCRRLRRIDFSAVGVPNLRTFTLVDCSRTTEVRVPMAPRLRSFRLSGAFLSSNILTGAGGSLEHLYLCSGGPENGLPPTNLPISVPHLSNLSVLTLCSIALQYISAFTAKAVVESKLQSLRELNFLMFGMANSNLADIYSFLKTCSCPQLERLFVQLPTNVRDSFTENFLEVAEEEPPKGGLENLWLAKMTNFKGHRNEMQLVEFLLRKSSCLKKLFLIAPTEDHPQGLRKIQSDVLPSFLKTEIMHLERASANTQIIFSEPDGPQIQPLHSEVFVRF, encoded by the exons atggcggggggcggcgggaaGCGGCGCCGGGTGGGAGGTGGGGGCcacgaggatgaggaggaggaggagatggtggtggaggaggaccgCATCTCGGACCTGCCGGACGCGCTGCGGATGCAGATTCTGAGCCTGCTGCCGCTCAAATCCGCCATCCGGACCGGCGCTCTCTCCTCGCGGTGGCGGTGCCTGTGGGAGCAGCGGTGGCCGGAGCCGTCGTCGGTCCgcatccgcctccctcccggcgcggcgggggcggcggcgcgggtggagcAGTTCGGGCTCATCGACCGGCGCGGGAGGCGCCGGATGGACTGCTTCTCGCTCGCCTTCCACGGCGGGCAGCTCACGCAGCCGGACCTCAGGCGCTGCCTCGACTACGCCGCGGTGTGCGAGGTCGAGGACCTGCACCTccgcgtcgacggcggcgcggggaggggatcgcgcgggggcgggggcacCCGCGGCCGGGGCATGCTCACCGTCCACTTCCCCGTCGGGAGCCGCCTGCTCGCGCGCCTCTCGGTGCGGGGGCTCAACCTCACGGCGGCCGCCAACGCGATGGTCGCCACGCTCGAGGTGATCCACCTCCACTCGGTGTTCCTCACCGACGCCGCGCTGCGACGGGTCGTCGCCGCCTGCCCCCGCCTCCGGGAGCTCGACCTCCGctactgccgccgcctccgccgcatcGACTTCAGCGCCGTGGGGGTGCCCAACCTCAGGACCTTCACCCTCGTCGACTGCTCCCGCACCACGGAGGTGCGGGTCCCCATGGCGCCGCGCCTCCGGTCGTTCCGGTTGAGCGGCGCCTTCCTCTCCAGCAACATCCTCACGGGCGCTGGGGGCTCACTTGAGCATCTCTACCTCTGCTCCGGCGGGCCGGAGAACGGCTTGCCGCCCACCAACTTGCCCATCTCGGTTCCCCACCTATCGAACCTCAGTGTCCTCACCCTCTGCAGCATTGCACTCCAG TACATTTCTGCTTTCACAGCTAAGGCCGTAGTGGAGAGCAAGCTGCAGAGCTTGAGAGAGCTCAATTTCCTCATGTTCGGCATGGCCAACTCCAACCTTGCTGACATCTACAGCTTCCTCAAGACATGTTCCTGTCCTCAGTTGGAGCGGCTCTTTGTGCAG CTCCCGACGAACGTTCGTGATTCATTCACGGAGAATTTCTTGGAGGTAGCGGAGGAAGAGCCACCTAAAGGTGGATTAGAAAACCTTTGGTTAGCCAAGATGACAAACTTCAAGGGGCACCGTAATGAGATGCAACTAGTAGAATTTCTGCTTAGAAAGTCTAGTTGTCTGAAGAAACTATTTCTGATTGCTCCTACAGAGGATCACCCTCAAGGACTCCGCAAGATTCAGTCGGATGTGCTGCCCAGTTTTCTGAAAACAGAAATAATGCATTTGGAAAGAGCTTCAGCAAATACCCAGATAATTTTCAGTGAGCCTGATGGTCCTCAGATCCAACCATTGCATTCGGAGGTCTTTGTCAGGTTTTAG
- the LOC111257807 gene encoding uncharacterized protein LOC111257807: MPEIDWNSENTWMLCMLFAEQVGKGNRPNTHLNALGYAKVEKGFKERTGIVVTKAQIKNKWDKLKEDFKAWKKLMLRQTGIGWDPIKKTIAMDGEWWKKARAVRHSGLWKVQKEGLENEDELAKCFSDITTIGIDHWSPHVVNVEASENMDEAQDEEINCEPQDDEFIQDTQEEDIRITPPPASGKRLARSVDRSGKKAKSGNALLIQEAVTSMASSANEYVSKRYGKYSIDEVMEVVIACGAGYDSNEHYMASELFMSSSESDESSESDGEYFFKMVESCGTAEIYVFTTKWNGMADGDGKHSRGVPSNASDE, encoded by the exons ATGCCTGAAATTGATTGGAACTCAGAGAACACTTGGATGTTGTGTATGTTATTTGCCGAACAAGTTGGAAAAGGAAATCGGccaaacacacacttgaatGCACTTGGGTATGCTAAGGTTGAAAAAGGGTTCAAAGAAAGGACTGGAATAGTAGTTACGAAGGCtcagatcaagaacaaatgggacaagttaaaggaagatttcaaggcATGGAAGAAACTAATGCTGAGGCAAACAGGAATTGGTTGGGATCCTATAAAGAAGACTATTGCTATGGATGGCgaatggtggaaaaaagctaGAGCTGTAA GACATTCCGGGTTGTGGAAAGTTCAAAAAGAAGGTcttgagaatgaagatgaattagCCAAGTGTTTTTCTGATATCACTACTATTGGTATTGATCATTGGTCTCCTCATGTTGTGAATGTTGAAGCATCAGAAAATATGGATGAGGCACAAGATGAGGAAATCAATTGTGAGCCACAAGATGATGAATTCATTCAGGATACACAAGAGGAGGATATTCGTATTACTCCTCCACCTGCGAGTGGCAAGAGATTGGCAAGGTCTGTTGATAGAAGTGGCAAGAAGGCAAAGTCTGGAAATGCACTCCTAATTCAAGAAGCAGTAACAAGTATGGCAAGTTCAGCCAATGAATATGTTTCTAAGAGATATGGAAAATATTCTATTGATGAAGTGATGGAGGTTGTGATTGCTTGTGGGGCCGGCTATGATAGCAATGAACATTACATGGCGTCTGagctgttt ATGTCTTCAAGTGAGTCTGATGAATCTAGTGAGTCTGatggtgaatatttttttaaaatggttgAGAGCTGTG GCACCGCCGagatttatgttttcacaacAAAGTGGAATGGGATGGCTGATGGAGATGGTAAACACTCCAGGGGAGTGCCATCGAATGCTTCGGATGAATGA